A stretch of the Microcella sp. genome encodes the following:
- a CDS encoding NAD(P)/FAD-dependent oxidoreductase: protein MADSAAVAPSAHDAGEATDAPLLIVGASMAGLRTAEGARRAGYTGPITFLGAEAHAPYNRPPLSKELLQTEGQGHADVAFPIRSALEEGVTWVLGRSAVSLDTARKVVVDDAGDEHPYSALVIATGLRPKPLPIDDHGLGGIHVLRTLDDAVALREVLRPGANVVILGSGFVGCEIAATAAKNGATVSVVTQSAVPLQRAIGVHLGAELRRRHESHGVRFFTGESLFGLVGDPAVERVILTSGVMLECDVLVVAVGSDPNTEWLASSGLDVADGVLVDGGLRAVGVDGVVHPDVFAVGDVARYPNPLFDDVARRVEHWNLPTETGKRAGQLIAAHYAGDDCETLASAGFAPLPSFWSDQYDAHLLAFGMTYLADRSELVAGSPDDECVVEFYRGDDLVGVCGIGMRSAVQAYRARFAAPAAL, encoded by the coding sequence ATGGCTGACAGCGCCGCCGTCGCGCCGTCGGCGCACGATGCGGGCGAGGCGACGGATGCTCCGCTGCTGATCGTCGGAGCCTCCATGGCGGGCCTCCGCACGGCCGAGGGCGCTCGCCGCGCCGGCTACACGGGGCCGATCACGTTCCTCGGTGCTGAGGCGCATGCGCCGTACAACCGCCCTCCGCTGTCGAAAGAACTACTACAGACCGAGGGGCAGGGTCACGCTGATGTGGCCTTCCCGATCCGCTCAGCGCTCGAAGAGGGCGTGACGTGGGTGCTCGGACGCTCGGCCGTCTCGCTCGACACCGCGCGCAAGGTGGTCGTCGATGATGCCGGAGACGAGCATCCGTACAGCGCGCTCGTGATCGCCACAGGCCTGCGACCCAAGCCGCTGCCGATCGACGATCACGGGCTAGGCGGCATCCACGTGCTGCGCACGCTCGACGACGCGGTCGCGCTGCGCGAGGTGCTGCGGCCCGGCGCGAACGTGGTGATTCTGGGGTCGGGGTTCGTCGGCTGCGAGATCGCGGCGACGGCTGCGAAGAACGGCGCGACGGTGTCGGTCGTGACGCAGAGCGCCGTGCCGTTGCAGCGCGCGATCGGAGTGCACCTCGGCGCTGAGTTGCGCCGTCGGCACGAGAGCCACGGAGTGCGCTTCTTCACGGGCGAGTCGCTGTTCGGGCTGGTGGGCGACCCTGCTGTCGAGCGCGTAATTCTCACAAGCGGCGTCATGCTCGAGTGCGACGTGCTCGTCGTCGCGGTCGGCAGCGACCCCAATACCGAGTGGCTGGCGTCGTCGGGGCTCGATGTTGCTGACGGAGTTCTCGTCGATGGCGGACTGCGTGCGGTCGGAGTCGACGGCGTCGTGCACCCTGACGTGTTCGCGGTCGGCGACGTGGCGCGCTACCCCAACCCTCTGTTCGATGACGTCGCCCGTCGCGTCGAGCACTGGAACTTGCCGACCGAGACCGGCAAACGCGCGGGGCAACTCATTGCCGCGCACTACGCGGGCGACGACTGCGAGACACTGGCCTCGGCCGGGTTCGCGCCGCTGCCCTCGTTTTGGAGCGACCAGTACGACGCCCACCTGCTCGCCTTCGGCATGACGTACTTGGCCGACCGCAGCGAGCTCGTCGCCGGGTCGCCCGACGACGAATGCGTCGTGGAGTTCTACCGTGGCGACGATCTCGTCGGCGTCTGCGGCATCGGCATGCGCAGTGCCGTGCAGGCGTACCGCGCGCGCTTCGCAGCCCCCGCTGCCCTCTAG
- a CDS encoding ferredoxin, which yields MIKIDVDMDKCQHYGQCVFEAPEVFQLNADDKLEYQAEAPDEMLADLEAAADVCPMQAILITKA from the coding sequence ATGATCAAGATCGACGTCGACATGGACAAGTGCCAGCACTACGGCCAGTGCGTGTTCGAGGCCCCCGAGGTGTTTCAGCTGAATGCCGACGACAAGCTCGAGTACCAGGCCGAGGCTCCCGACGAGATGCTCGCCGACCTCGAGGCCGCGGCCGACGTCTGCCCCATGCAGGCGATTCTCATCACCAAGGCGTGA
- a CDS encoding fumarylacetoacetate hydrolase family protein encodes MTEYRRILLDGVAVQVERHGDELRASDGRVVGIDEAVHLPPTEPTKIIAVHLNYPSRSDEFMTKLPPAPTYFHKPITALNSHKGSVVRPAGLKWLNYEGEIVIVIGRTCRNVSPAEAGDYIAGYSVGNDYGLHDFRDTDAGSMLRVKGSDTLAPVGPGLVTDWDFRGKTIRTLVNGKVVQEDATDTMEWDMHYLVADLARTITLVPGDMIFSGTPANSRPVEPGDVVEVEVDGLGRLTNTIVEGPTPIRADVGAQPTSSEEVVSTAMGGDWEYRGIRTPSKDLYPSRIEEKESE; translated from the coding sequence ATGACCGAGTACCGGCGCATTCTGCTCGACGGGGTGGCCGTGCAGGTCGAGCGGCACGGCGACGAGCTGCGAGCATCCGACGGCCGCGTGGTCGGTATCGACGAGGCTGTGCACCTGCCGCCCACCGAGCCGACCAAGATCATCGCCGTGCACTTGAACTACCCGAGCCGCAGCGATGAGTTCATGACGAAGCTGCCTCCCGCGCCGACCTACTTTCACAAGCCGATCACGGCGCTCAACAGCCACAAGGGCTCGGTCGTGCGGCCCGCGGGGCTCAAGTGGCTTAACTACGAGGGCGAGATCGTCATCGTCATCGGCCGCACGTGCCGCAACGTCTCGCCGGCCGAGGCGGGCGACTACATCGCCGGCTATTCGGTGGGCAACGACTACGGCCTGCACGATTTTCGCGATACGGATGCTGGCTCGATGCTGCGCGTTAAGGGCAGCGACACGCTCGCGCCCGTGGGGCCGGGCCTCGTCACCGATTGGGACTTCCGGGGCAAGACGATCCGCACCCTCGTCAACGGGAAGGTCGTGCAAGAAGACGCGACCGACACGATGGAGTGGGACATGCACTACCTCGTGGCCGACCTCGCCCGCACGATCACGCTCGTGCCCGGCGACATGATCTTCTCGGGCACGCCCGCGAACTCGCGGCCTGTTGAGCCCGGCGATGTCGTCGAGGTCGAGGTCGACGGCCTCGGTCGCCTCACGAACACGATCGTCGAGGGCCCGACTCCGATTCGCGCCGACGTCGGCGCGCAGCCCACGTCGAGCGAAGAGGTCGTCTCGACGGCGATGGGCGGCGACTGGGAGTATCGAGGAATCCGCACCCCGTCAAAAGACCTGTACCCGTCACGTATCGAAGAGAAGGAATCGGAATGA
- a CDS encoding catechol 1,2-dioxygenase: MGKVVGAAILAHVPTIMLPQDVRYDINGGKEITLVPGLKRFRSEVMEVLDYDTVVVLDSHWATTVEFVISAQAERSGLFTSEELPRGMSQIPYAFKGDPELANAVANYDEKNGTWVTPISDPHLPIFYATVNLWHYLGRGLDKRWVSLSVCQTAQTDDFVRAGRALGEAIRDSDRKVLLLASGALSHTFYKLRDLRKHEASDPSHIYSEGALQADLERVEWMKQGDHKRILETMPEFKQYKPEANFSHWLQMAGATGEEANTAKGVMYSEYENSIGTGQVHIYFPEPEGGFPLPKDVTLSRDDPTGDVAATRGSAA; the protein is encoded by the coding sequence ATGGGAAAGGTCGTCGGCGCCGCGATTCTCGCGCACGTGCCCACCATCATGCTGCCGCAAGACGTGCGGTACGACATCAACGGCGGCAAGGAGATCACCCTTGTTCCCGGCCTGAAGCGCTTCCGCTCCGAAGTTATGGAAGTACTCGACTACGACACCGTCGTCGTGCTCGACTCGCACTGGGCCACAACGGTCGAGTTCGTCATCAGCGCGCAGGCAGAACGCAGCGGGCTCTTCACGAGCGAGGAACTGCCGCGAGGGATGTCGCAGATTCCCTACGCGTTCAAAGGTGACCCCGAACTCGCGAACGCCGTGGCGAACTACGACGAGAAGAACGGCACCTGGGTCACGCCCATCAGCGACCCCCATCTGCCCATCTTCTACGCCACGGTCAACCTGTGGCACTACCTCGGCCGCGGTCTCGACAAGCGCTGGGTGAGCCTCTCGGTCTGCCAGACGGCGCAGACCGACGACTTCGTGCGCGCAGGCCGCGCCCTCGGCGAGGCCATTCGCGACAGCGACCGCAAGGTGCTGCTGCTCGCCTCGGGCGCCCTCTCGCACACGTTCTACAAGCTGCGCGACCTGCGCAAGCACGAGGCGAGCGACCCGAGCCACATCTACAGCGAGGGCGCACTGCAGGCCGACCTCGAGCGCGTCGAGTGGATGAAGCAGGGCGACCACAAGCGCATCCTCGAGACGATGCCCGAGTTCAAGCAATACAAGCCCGAGGCCAACTTCAGCCACTGGCTGCAGATGGCAGGCGCGACGGGCGAAGAGGCCAACACCGCGAAGGGCGTCATGTACTCGGAGTACGAGAACTCGATCGGCACGGGCCAGGTGCACATCTACTTCCCCGAGCCCGAGGGCGGCTTCCCGCTGCCGAAAGACGTCACCCTCTCGCGCGACGACCCGACCGGTGACGTCGCCGCCACGCGTGGGAGTGCCGCATGA
- a CDS encoding aldehyde dehydrogenase, which translates to MQTAEHQVELAGLTVDTRHYIGGERVASAEQFESVSPIDGAVIAHVARGGQTEADAAVAAAQRAFPAWRDLGPTGRGEILHRLADLVEANVEQLAQLETLDNGSLLRSHRRGVMPRVAMNIRFFADWALNELSHPVWQTRGHDNVVSWDPSGVAAIITPWNAPLMLATWRIGPALAAGDTVVLKPAEWTPLSASYFADLCEQAGMPTGVFNVVQGFGAEAGAALVAHPGIARIAFTGSVPTAKTIARAAAENLTPVSFELGGKSPLIVTDDADLALAVEIAVEQYDNAGQVCLSGTRLLVHEDIAEAFAARFAEKAAQLVQGDPRDEATQIGPQIHRVHIDRVAGFVERAKADGARVVIGGGPNDELGGLYFRPTLLMNAKPGSEILTAEVFGPVLTMQTFSSDEEAVEVANATEYGLAAVVVCGDRDRAERLTKNLVAGTIWVNCFFVRDLAAPFGGSKKSGIGREGGVWSFDFYADVKNTVYAPSGWKE; encoded by the coding sequence GTGCAGACAGCAGAACATCAGGTCGAACTGGCCGGACTGACCGTCGACACGCGGCACTACATCGGTGGCGAGCGCGTCGCGAGCGCCGAGCAGTTCGAGAGCGTGTCGCCCATCGACGGTGCCGTCATCGCGCACGTCGCGCGCGGCGGTCAGACCGAGGCGGATGCAGCTGTCGCCGCGGCGCAGCGGGCCTTCCCCGCCTGGCGCGACCTCGGCCCCACTGGTCGCGGCGAGATCTTGCACCGCCTCGCTGACCTCGTCGAGGCCAACGTCGAGCAGCTCGCTCAGCTCGAGACCCTCGACAACGGCTCGCTGCTGCGCAGCCACCGCCGCGGGGTCATGCCGCGCGTGGCCATGAACATCCGCTTCTTCGCCGACTGGGCACTCAACGAGCTCAGCCACCCGGTCTGGCAGACCCGCGGCCACGACAACGTCGTCAGCTGGGACCCGAGCGGCGTCGCAGCGATCATCACGCCCTGGAACGCTCCGCTCATGCTCGCCACCTGGCGCATTGGTCCGGCCCTCGCCGCCGGCGACACCGTCGTGCTCAAGCCCGCCGAGTGGACGCCCCTGAGCGCGAGCTACTTCGCCGACCTGTGCGAGCAGGCTGGGATGCCCACCGGAGTCTTCAACGTCGTGCAGGGCTTCGGTGCCGAAGCGGGTGCGGCCCTCGTCGCGCATCCCGGTATCGCCCGCATCGCGTTCACCGGTTCGGTGCCGACCGCGAAGACGATCGCGCGCGCCGCCGCCGAGAACCTGACGCCGGTGAGCTTCGAGCTCGGCGGCAAGAGCCCGCTCATCGTCACCGACGACGCCGACCTCGCCCTCGCCGTCGAGATCGCGGTCGAGCAGTACGACAACGCCGGGCAGGTGTGCCTCTCGGGCACGCGGCTGCTCGTGCACGAAGACATTGCCGAAGCGTTCGCCGCCCGCTTCGCCGAGAAGGCCGCCCAGCTCGTGCAGGGCGACCCGCGCGATGAGGCGACGCAGATCGGCCCGCAGATTCACCGCGTGCACATCGACCGCGTGGCCGGCTTCGTCGAGCGCGCCAAGGCCGACGGGGCGCGCGTCGTTATCGGCGGCGGGCCCAACGACGAGCTCGGCGGGCTCTACTTCAGGCCCACCCTGCTCATGAACGCGAAGCCCGGTAGCGAGATTCTCACCGCCGAGGTCTTCGGGCCCGTGCTCACCATGCAGACCTTCTCGAGCGACGAAGAGGCCGTCGAGGTCGCCAACGCGACCGAATACGGCCTCGCCGCCGTCGTCGTCTGCGGCGACCGCGACCGCGCCGAGCGACTGACGAAGAATCTCGTCGCCGGCACCATCTGGGTCAACTGCTTCTTCGTGCGCGATCTCGCCGCGCCCTTCGGAGGCAGCAAGAAGAGCGGCATCGGCCGCGAAGGAGGCGTGTGGTCGTTCGACTTCTACGCCGACGTCAAGAACACCGTCTACGCACCCTCAGGGTGGAAGGAGTAA
- a CDS encoding MarR family winged helix-turn-helix transcriptional regulator, whose protein sequence is MPSAHTLAETEEQVVTKLGTLPLDFEAMAVVSNLFRAANATRNYLERSVLAESGLSWTAFVVLWVTWIWEPIETRQIAEEGGFSKATLTGVLGTLEAKGYLVRERSERDGRLVNVTMTPAGRTLMTTLFPTFNSHEQTISSTIDPERRRELAEMLRAVTLVTEGQR, encoded by the coding sequence ATGCCCAGCGCACACACGCTCGCCGAGACAGAAGAGCAGGTCGTCACGAAGCTCGGCACCCTGCCCCTCGACTTCGAGGCGATGGCGGTGGTGTCGAACCTGTTCCGCGCCGCGAACGCCACGCGCAACTACCTCGAGCGCAGCGTGCTCGCCGAGAGCGGCCTCTCATGGACAGCCTTCGTCGTGCTCTGGGTCACGTGGATCTGGGAGCCCATCGAGACCCGCCAGATCGCCGAAGAGGGCGGCTTCTCGAAAGCGACGCTCACGGGGGTGCTCGGCACGCTCGAGGCGAAGGGCTACCTCGTGCGCGAGCGCAGCGAGCGCGACGGGCGACTGGTCAACGTCACCATGACGCCCGCGGGCCGCACCCTCATGACCACACTCTTCCCGACCTTCAACAGCCACGAGCAGACCATCTCGAGCACGATCGACCCCGAGCGCCGCCGCGAACTCGCCGAGATGCTGCGGGCCGTCACGCTCGTCACCGAAGGTCAGCGGTAG
- a CDS encoding cytochrome P450 — MSTTTDLTLADLDLFANGAPWGVFDELRATPGLHYSTEEAPNSGFWSATRYHDIVRILRDTETFTSTKFTNLEEVDPELQDQRRSLLETDGLRHRALRRMLQGEFTPQAVAKYETFLRGITAKTVDAALAKKEFDFVDEVSADFPIRVLARLLGVPDSDTGQLIEWGNRMVGNTDPEHADVLIGSADSDEYRHVPFRSPAAIEVYEYGRHLAAERRGKGGTDLITLLADGVPSDGVPLSEHEFNTNFLLLVVAGNETTRHTITHSMSNLLNNPDQMALLKNDPSLIPWAVEEFLRFASPVYHFRRTVTRDTEFSDTQLSEGEKLVVWFASGNRDDTIFDDPYRFDVTRNPNEHMSFGRGGPHMCLGNALARIELRIMFEELLSRDVTLERTGDIDYLRSNFVHGIKRMPVRVA; from the coding sequence ATGTCGACCACGACTGATCTCACTCTCGCCGACCTCGATCTGTTCGCGAACGGAGCGCCCTGGGGCGTGTTCGACGAGCTGCGCGCGACCCCCGGCCTGCACTACTCGACCGAAGAGGCGCCCAACAGCGGCTTCTGGTCGGCGACGCGGTACCACGACATCGTGCGCATCTTGCGCGACACCGAGACCTTCACGTCGACCAAGTTCACGAACCTCGAAGAGGTCGACCCCGAGCTGCAAGACCAGCGCCGGTCGCTGCTCGAGACCGACGGGCTGCGCCACCGCGCGCTGCGCCGCATGCTGCAGGGCGAGTTCACGCCGCAGGCGGTCGCGAAGTACGAGACGTTCTTGCGCGGCATCACCGCCAAGACCGTGGATGCTGCGCTCGCGAAGAAAGAGTTCGATTTCGTCGACGAGGTGAGCGCCGACTTCCCGATTCGGGTGCTCGCGCGACTGCTCGGCGTACCCGACAGTGACACGGGCCAGCTCATCGAGTGGGGCAACCGCATGGTCGGCAACACTGACCCCGAGCACGCCGACGTGCTCATCGGCTCGGCCGACAGCGATGAGTACCGGCACGTGCCGTTCCGCTCGCCTGCGGCGATCGAGGTCTACGAGTACGGCCGGCACCTCGCCGCCGAGAGGCGCGGTAAGGGCGGCACCGACCTGATCACGCTGCTCGCCGACGGCGTGCCGAGTGACGGGGTGCCGCTCAGCGAGCACGAGTTCAACACCAACTTCTTGCTGCTGGTCGTGGCGGGCAACGAGACCACGCGGCACACGATCACGCATTCGATGAGCAACCTGCTCAACAACCCCGACCAGATGGCCTTGCTCAAGAACGACCCCTCGCTCATTCCGTGGGCGGTCGAAGAGTTCTTGCGGTTCGCTTCGCCGGTGTACCACTTCCGCCGCACGGTCACGCGCGACACGGAGTTCTCTGACACCCAGCTCAGCGAGGGCGAGAAGCTCGTGGTCTGGTTCGCTTCGGGCAACCGCGACGACACGATCTTCGACGACCCCTACCGCTTCGATGTCACGCGCAACCCGAACGAGCACATGTCGTTCGGTCGCGGCGGCCCGCACATGTGCCTCGGCAACGCGCTCGCCCGCATCGAGCTGCGCATCATGTTCGAAGAGCTGCTGTCGCGCGACGTGACCCTCGAGCGCACCGGCGACATCGACTACCTGCGCAGCAACTTCGTGCACGGCATCAAGCGCATGCCCGTGCGCGTCGCCTAG
- a CDS encoding type 1 glutamine amidotransferase — MRVLFVQHDHVSPLGPVGERFAQHGFEIDTHLVVPESSFEAPNIATAFPSAADYDVLVPLGAPWGAWDDACIGRWLLPEISWLRDAVSSGMPVLGICFGGQLVARAMGGSVAPAPRAEIGWTSVWSDQPTLVGEGPWFQFHYDRWTVPPGAVELARTPAASQAFTIERTLAVQFHPELDAAGLQGWLDWGGASKIRDDGLDPDVMMAQTVATADAARDRTHALVDAFLTDVAGLLPR; from the coding sequence ATGCGCGTTCTGTTCGTGCAACACGATCATGTCAGCCCGCTCGGGCCGGTTGGCGAGCGATTCGCCCAGCACGGCTTCGAGATCGACACGCATCTGGTCGTGCCCGAGTCGTCGTTCGAGGCGCCGAACATCGCGACGGCCTTTCCGTCCGCCGCCGACTACGACGTGCTCGTGCCGCTCGGCGCCCCGTGGGGCGCGTGGGACGACGCCTGCATCGGCCGCTGGCTGCTTCCTGAAATCTCGTGGTTGCGTGACGCAGTTTCGAGCGGGATGCCCGTGCTGGGCATCTGCTTCGGTGGCCAGCTCGTCGCGCGCGCCATGGGCGGCTCGGTGGCGCCCGCACCGCGAGCAGAGATCGGCTGGACCTCGGTGTGGAGTGACCAGCCAACGCTCGTCGGTGAGGGGCCGTGGTTCCAGTTCCACTACGACCGGTGGACCGTGCCGCCCGGTGCCGTCGAGCTCGCGCGCACCCCCGCCGCCTCGCAGGCGTTCACGATCGAGCGCACGCTCGCCGTGCAGTTTCACCCCGAACTTGATGCGGCCGGGCTGCAGGGGTGGCTCGACTGGGGCGGAGCATCCAAGATTCGCGACGACGGGCTCGACCCTGACGTCATGATGGCGCAGACGGTCGCGACCGCCGACGCCGCCCGCGATCGCACCCACGCGCTCGTCGACGCTTTTCTGACAGACGTCGCGGGGTTGCTCCCCCGCTAA
- a CDS encoding glutamine synthetase family protein, with protein sequence MSHSLANLQSELLAADIDVLRVIYADIIGTVRSKDMLVRELDKVSHGGPTFCQGVWVTTTQGGVLDGADVLSNGLEDFISQIVPDGWRALPWEPGVAYVIAGANNPDGQPSPLSPRELLGRVVGKFADLGYVPVVGPELEFYIADRDENGGFKRALEATGRVYTSGATVDPKGTFLHLLRMLDQMRIGVFAGNHEFSPSQYEINIWHGEALDACDRIFMLKSGVKDVIARLGQAATFAGKPWSDEGGSGFHLHMSLIDPQGENLMHTGGELSDLAKHMIAGIVEHAPALTAICNPTVNAFKRLGPDTLAPYRGNWGYDNRSAMLRIPPERGQGTRLEMRLGDGAANAYLMTAALLAAGLDGIQRKLECPDPSVGYAYEDDRFGILPMTLGDALDALETDTVLTDIIGGDLVKVFAVMKRDEIERYTEAVDDPTTRDVTDWEVKEYFLDL encoded by the coding sequence ATGAGTCACAGCCTGGCCAACCTGCAGAGCGAACTGCTCGCCGCCGACATCGACGTGCTGCGGGTGATCTACGCCGACATCATCGGCACCGTGCGGTCGAAAGACATGCTGGTGCGCGAGCTCGACAAGGTCAGCCACGGCGGCCCGACGTTCTGCCAGGGCGTGTGGGTCACGACCACCCAGGGCGGCGTGCTCGACGGCGCCGACGTGCTCAGCAACGGGCTCGAAGACTTCATCAGCCAGATCGTTCCCGACGGCTGGCGCGCGCTGCCGTGGGAACCGGGCGTCGCGTACGTCATCGCCGGCGCCAACAATCCGGATGGCCAGCCGAGCCCACTCTCACCGCGCGAGCTGCTCGGCCGCGTCGTCGGCAAGTTCGCCGACCTGGGCTATGTGCCCGTCGTGGGCCCCGAGCTCGAGTTCTACATCGCCGACCGCGATGAGAACGGCGGCTTCAAGCGCGCCCTCGAGGCGACCGGCCGCGTCTACACGTCCGGCGCGACCGTCGACCCCAAGGGCACCTTCTTGCACCTGCTGCGCATGCTCGACCAGATGCGCATCGGTGTCTTCGCGGGCAACCACGAGTTCAGCCCGAGCCAGTACGAGATCAACATCTGGCACGGCGAGGCGCTCGACGCCTGCGACCGCATCTTCATGCTGAAGTCGGGCGTCAAGGACGTCATCGCCCGGCTCGGCCAGGCGGCGACCTTCGCCGGCAAGCCCTGGAGCGACGAGGGCGGCAGCGGCTTTCACCTGCACATGTCGCTCATTGACCCGCAGGGCGAGAACCTCATGCACACCGGCGGCGAACTCAGCGACCTGGCGAAGCACATGATCGCCGGCATCGTGGAGCATGCCCCGGCACTCACGGCCATCTGCAACCCGACCGTCAACGCCTTCAAGCGCCTCGGCCCCGACACCCTCGCGCCCTACCGCGGCAACTGGGGCTACGACAACCGCAGCGCCATGCTGCGCATTCCGCCGGAGCGTGGCCAGGGCACGCGCCTCGAGATGCGCCTCGGCGACGGTGCCGCGAACGCGTATCTCATGACCGCGGCGCTCCTCGCGGCCGGACTCGACGGCATTCAGCGCAAGCTCGAGTGCCCCGACCCCTCGGTGGGCTACGCCTACGAGGACGACCGCTTCGGCATTCTGCCCATGACCCTGGGCGATGCTCTGGATGCCCTCGAAACCGACACCGTCTTGACCGACATCATCGGCGGCGACCTCGTGAAGGTCTTCGCCGTGATGAAGCGCGACGAAATCGAGCGCTACACCGAGGCGGTCGACGACCCCACGACGCGCGACGTCACCGACTGGGAGGTCAAGGAGTACTTCCTCGACTTGTAG
- a CDS encoding acetoacetate decarboxylase family protein: MASLNGFLAPQTPTGKSAIVPDMPWYYSGTLLTAEYRTDPANVAALLPEGLELADDDPGAVALIWADWQSCSTGGAELLDPVRSQYLETFAVVRCKKDGVTYTRCVAIWVTKDFAIGRGWFQGYPKKLGSMAVTRVFNVGKASPRLTPGARLGASLAAYDHRLASLVVTLREPSESNGFVNGHPMLHSRWMPSITPGAGNSLDQLITMSTTDAEIGETWVGDFELELHDSPWDELASILPVHEKIAAYYREVGVTFNGGKLVEDRSNPSV, translated from the coding sequence ATGGCCTCGCTCAATGGATTCCTCGCGCCCCAGACGCCCACCGGCAAGAGCGCGATCGTGCCCGACATGCCCTGGTACTACTCGGGCACGCTGCTCACCGCCGAGTACCGCACCGACCCGGCCAACGTCGCCGCGCTGCTGCCCGAGGGCCTCGAGCTCGCTGACGACGACCCGGGAGCAGTGGCGCTCATCTGGGCCGACTGGCAGTCGTGCTCGACCGGCGGCGCCGAGCTTCTCGACCCCGTGCGGTCGCAGTACCTCGAGACCTTCGCCGTTGTGCGCTGCAAGAAAGACGGCGTCACCTACACGCGCTGCGTCGCCATCTGGGTGACGAAAGACTTCGCGATCGGGCGCGGCTGGTTTCAGGGGTACCCGAAAAAGCTCGGCTCGATGGCCGTCACGCGGGTGTTCAACGTCGGCAAAGCATCCCCCCGCCTCACGCCCGGCGCGCGCCTTGGGGCCTCGCTCGCGGCGTACGATCACCGCCTCGCCTCGCTCGTCGTGACGCTGCGTGAGCCGTCGGAATCGAACGGCTTCGTGAACGGCCACCCCATGCTGCATTCGCGGTGGATGCCCTCCATCACCCCCGGCGCCGGCAACAGCCTCGACCAGCTCATCACCATGAGCACGACCGACGCCGAGATCGGCGAGACCTGGGTGGGCGACTTCGAGCTCGAGCTGCACGACTCCCCCTGGGACGAGCTCGCGTCGATCCTGCCCGTGCACGAGAAGATCGCGGCCTACTACCGCGAGGTCGGCGTGACGTTCAACGGGGGGAAGCTCGTGGAAGACCGGTCGAACCCGAGCGTTTAG